A genomic region of Mycolicibacterium poriferae contains the following coding sequences:
- a CDS encoding AMP-binding protein, giving the protein MPLLESTIPGLLAERARLQPDEVAYTFIDYDVDPAGFAESLTWSQVYQRAQVVAEELLRHGRKGDRAAILAPQGLEYIVAFYGAMTAGFIAVPLPVPALGQLDERVNGALRDCQPVAVLTTSAVVSDIMTYVGGFTGGATPAVVEVDALDFHSPRTAEMNIGDLPEMAYLQYTSGSTRAPAGVIMTHRNVIANIKQVFDDYMEHRDGIPPQDITMVSWLPFYHDMGLIQGVFASLLTPSEDGGLHGRPAMLMSPVAFLQKPARWIQQLAINPHAWSAAPNFAFELSVRRTSDADLEGMDLGGVLGIISGSERIHSATIRRFNERFAKFNMPTTTVRPSYGLAEATLYVISAPMGHTPSTVRFDYEKLAAGHAERCGAEGGSELVTYGAPRSSTVRIVDPETRTENPDGKVGEIWVHGEQVAMGYWRNPQQTERTFGGEMVDPSEGTPVGPWLRTGDLGVMSEGEMFIIGRIKDLLIVDGRNHYPDDIEATIQEITGGRVAAISVLDETSEQLVAIAELKKKGSSEAEALDKLRAVKREVASAIKRTHSVRVSDLVFVAPGSIPITTSGKIRRSACVDRYRQDEFSRLDVTA; this is encoded by the coding sequence ATGCCGTTGCTTGAGTCGACCATTCCTGGCCTTTTGGCTGAACGCGCACGACTGCAGCCCGATGAGGTGGCCTACACCTTCATCGACTACGACGTGGATCCCGCCGGGTTCGCAGAGTCGCTGACGTGGTCTCAGGTCTACCAGAGGGCCCAGGTCGTCGCGGAGGAACTCCTGCGCCACGGCCGCAAGGGGGACCGGGCGGCGATCCTGGCTCCGCAGGGCCTCGAGTACATCGTCGCGTTCTACGGCGCGATGACGGCCGGATTCATCGCGGTGCCGCTTCCGGTGCCGGCTCTCGGTCAGCTCGACGAGCGCGTCAACGGCGCGCTGCGCGACTGCCAGCCCGTCGCAGTGCTGACGACGTCGGCCGTCGTCAGCGACATCATGACCTACGTGGGTGGCTTCACCGGCGGTGCGACCCCGGCCGTCGTCGAGGTCGATGCCCTCGACTTCCACTCGCCGCGCACCGCCGAGATGAACATCGGCGACCTGCCCGAGATGGCCTACCTGCAGTACACCTCCGGCTCCACCCGGGCACCGGCCGGCGTGATCATGACCCACCGGAATGTGATCGCCAACATCAAGCAGGTGTTCGACGACTACATGGAGCACCGCGACGGCATTCCACCGCAGGACATCACGATGGTGTCGTGGCTGCCCTTCTATCACGACATGGGCCTGATCCAGGGGGTGTTCGCGTCGCTGCTCACCCCGTCCGAGGACGGCGGCCTGCACGGCCGCCCGGCGATGCTGATGAGCCCGGTCGCGTTCCTGCAGAAGCCGGCACGCTGGATCCAGCAGCTGGCCATCAACCCGCACGCCTGGTCGGCCGCACCCAACTTCGCCTTCGAGCTGTCGGTGCGCCGGACGTCCGACGCCGACCTCGAGGGCATGGATCTCGGAGGGGTCCTGGGCATCATCAGCGGTAGTGAGCGGATCCACTCGGCGACCATCCGGCGCTTCAACGAACGGTTCGCGAAATTCAACATGCCCACCACCACGGTGCGGCCGTCGTACGGGCTGGCGGAGGCCACGCTGTACGTCATCTCCGCGCCGATGGGCCACACCCCGTCGACGGTGCGGTTCGACTACGAGAAACTCGCCGCCGGCCACGCCGAGCGGTGCGGCGCCGAGGGTGGCTCCGAGCTGGTCACCTACGGCGCCCCGCGGTCGTCGACGGTACGCATCGTCGATCCGGAGACCCGCACGGAGAATCCGGACGGCAAGGTCGGCGAGATCTGGGTGCACGGCGAGCAGGTCGCGATGGGTTACTGGCGCAACCCGCAGCAGACCGAGCGCACGTTCGGCGGCGAGATGGTCGATCCGTCGGAGGGCACGCCGGTCGGGCCGTGGCTGCGCACCGGTGACCTGGGCGTGATGTCCGAAGGCGAGATGTTCATCATTGGCCGCATCAAGGACCTGCTCATCGTCGACGGCCGCAACCACTATCCCGACGACATCGAAGCCACCATCCAGGAGATCACCGGTGGCCGGGTGGCCGCCATCTCCGTGCTCGACGAGACCAGCGAGCAGCTGGTCGCGATCGCCGAGCTGAAGAAGAAGGGCTCCTCGGAGGCCGAGGCCCTCGACAAGCTGCGCGCGGTCAAGCGTGAGGTGGCGTCGGCGATCAAGCGCACGCACAGCGTGCGGGTCTCCGACCTCGTCTTTGTCGCCCCCGGCTCGATTCCGATCACCACCAGCGGAAAGATTCGGCGCTCGGCCTGTGTGGATCGCTACCGCCAGGACGAGTTCAGCCGTTTGGACGTCACTGCATGA